Within Catharus ustulatus isolate bCatUst1 chromosome 5, bCatUst1.pri.v2, whole genome shotgun sequence, the genomic segment TGACAGTGAAAGCAGCTCCAGTGGCAGTGATGAGAACCTTCCAAAGGTGAGTGCACAGACCGTGCAGaggctcccacagcccctgcccactgCAGGCTGGTGCCTCAGGAAGGAAGCAGATGTTGTACTTCTCCTCTGTTACCAAATTCTGCCCGGTGTGTCCTGCAAATACTGATTGGTGAGACCCCTCTCACTCCAGTGAAGGCTTAGCTACTTGCCACAGGATGGTTTATGGCTTTTTATTCAGCAAATATCCATCCATGGTGCTCAAGGAGCAAGTCAGTGCACATGGCCTGTTATTTTAGAGTCAGTTCTTCACAGGCCAAAGCCCAGGCTTTGTGACCTCTGGGCAAGAGTCCCTGGGCTCTGGTGAGCTGTGCTAGAACAGAAAGAGCCCAAAAAGGCCTCAGCCTTGaatccttcttttctctctttgttgGCAGCCTGAGCCACCAGCTGATAGAAAGTGGCACCTTGACGTCCTGATGGCCGAGGCAAAGCGAAGAGCAGCGCCAAGAGAGGGTGCCAGGGAAATTGCCCCTGGGAATGGGCCTGAGCAGGGGGACAAGCAGgacatgggcagcagcagcaactccTGCCAGAAGAGCACTGCCCAGGTGGTTCAGGCTCTTCTACAAGCTCTTCTTCAGATtaagcagagctgcctggagccTCCTGGGCTCACTGAGGAGACCTTGCCCAAGGTTTCAGTGGCTACCAAAAGGCCTGGAGAGCACCTGGAGCATGACAAATCCAAAAGagtgaggaaggaggagagtgAGCCTGGTCCTGTGGAGGTGACACAGCAATCCTGCAAGGCTCAGCTGAATAAAGACCCAAAGCTGGCACTTGAGGAGCCCTCTGAGGAGACAAAGGCCAAGGGCTCCCCCCAGGCCAAAACCAAAGGCTATTTggaccctgagctgctgggagatgcTCAGGAACGTGATGCCCTCATCCCCAATGGTCACAGGGCTGGGCATTTCCACCAGGAGAAAGTGGCCTCACCTCCTGGGGAGAAGAAACTGTTCTTTCCTCCAAGGAAGCCAGActtgaagaggaaagaaatggagaGTCCTGAGGAGTCCCCCAGCAAGAAGAAGGtgagaggggcaggggaggtGGGTTTGGACAATGACCAAGGTGGTGTTTGAAAAACCCATGTGGAGATTCCCTTCATATGTTGTCACTAGAGCCATGATCCTTCTCCTCTAAAGGTTGCTCCAGTGtgttattttttgctattttcaaCCAGAATCTGTCAAACTAAGTTGTACTGGTCTATACTTTATGTGAACTTTCAAGACCTGAcgggattttttccctcttttttctttctttcttttagagAGAAGACAAGGGGGACACTCCCAGGAAGAAGAGGGAGTGAGGAAAAATTTCCCACAAGAATGCCAACCTTCTGCTAAGAAAGACTCCAGGAAACTGAAGTGAGTGTGCAGTGGTGGGATGTGTAAATCTAAGTCTCTCTTCAGAAGGGGAAGATGAAGAACTGTATCTCCTGTCCTGACACTTGAGAGTTTGCTTCTCATTTTGTGTGGTGCCTTCTGcaacttcagctgctgcagattGGCCTTGAGagtgcagaaagcagctgtgcAGGTGTAGGTGGGAGAGGGTAGGGAGCCTTTCCCTTCTGCCATCCTCTGAAAGCTCAGAGGCATTGGGGCTGGTGTTTGGCTGGGGAAGGGATGTTCCAATTGTGATAGGAATGGAAAAGCTTCAATTCTGGAgttccttcctcccttttcctcagGCAAAATGAGCAGCTGTCTCAGCCATGTGCTGgcttttggggtgggaggggtaGGAGGTGTTTTTGGGCAgagggggctctgggatggtgctgtgctctgggacaagctgtcctcagctgtgccaaggcagagcagctggagagcacaggtgcagggagcagggagcaaagGGAAAGGTGGGTGCTGCAAGGGGAGAGGACTGTCCCATGCCCAACAGAGATAGGCAAGAAGTGCAGCCCCACATCCGAGCCTTCTCACTGGGTTTAActccatttcttcctcttctgatgCTGCAATGCATGAGCTGGGATTCACTGCCTGGTATATTCTTGGAAACTTTGAGGAGCTGACTAATAATGGTGGAAATGAGCAGTGGTGAAATAAGGTTGAGAGCTATTTGGTGCTGCTTCTTGCTGCCAGAGTTCCCTGGTCATCCTGATTTCAGATGATGAGAAATCTGCTAGGCTGCTGTGTTCTTGAGTGTTCAAGTCTCTGCCAATTCAAAGTCCCTCTCACTTGAGGCCTCTCAGCCTTGGAAGTGTTGTCTAGTTGAGACACTGACAAGAACTGGTGCAGGATGTAGCCAAGTTTTTAAGAACATTATATCTGCATCATATTAatgaatttccttctcttttccagagcaTCTGAAGCTTCATTGCAAACTGAGAGGAAGAATGTGGTGCAGCCACCACTGCCGGACATGACTGCTGCACAGCGTGCACCAAACTGGACACGACGACCCGAAATGGACCCAGAACCTACAGTGACAACCCGgacctgcctgccatggacagccctgccaggatcCTTTGCCAAGCATAGGAAAGTGGAGGAAGATCTCAGGATATCAGCATGGATatccaggagagctggctgGAGGATTCCTGCAACCCACGCGTGCTCTGTGTTGTCTTCATCCCCTCAGATAAGTAACTCTTCCTGAGCAACTGCAAATACAAGACTAGTTTAAAATGGACTCTGTTTATAAACAGAAATGTTGGCTTGGTTATAAATAAGAGACAGCAAACCTCTGGGTGTGACTGCAACCTGGGCCTGAAGTTTTAAATCTTGCTTAGAAAATCGTTCATAACCCTTGCATCTTTGCATTTCTGGGTTATAAAATTGGATTTTCCtggctgtttttttaaaattttgctgtttACTGATGGTTTGGCAGGATTTAGGATGTCTGGGGGAGGGTGGGCTGTGGGTTAGGCCAGGGTGTGCACAGTGTTCCTGTTGCCTTCTAACAGCTCCTTTTTCCCTCATCATTTTCCAGGCTGCAGGTGTCACTGCTCTCTCCGCCACTGAGCAAGGAAACCTGCTGCTGAATTTCTCCATGCTTGGGAAAAGTTTAATGGCTACAAAGCATTGTGAGTTGCCAAGTGAGAATCCAAGGTTCCATTTCCATTACTGGAGGGAttgctgggggagagggggagatcCTGGAGCACAGACTATGCCTGGgacaaatgaacattttctaTGGAAATTTAGAAAAGCCGGGCTTTGGAGTTGCTTTAGGCATCTCTCTCTGACcagctttctctctctgtgttttttcaggGATCTGCAGGGGATAAGAAGAATCGTTTCCCAGAGATTTTCTGCGAAATGAAGACAAGACAAGAAGACAGAAGTTTGAACAGTGAGTGTTTGTTTCACATCCTTGCCTGTAGTTCCTGAAGACACCAGGcttggctggcactgcagccaccctgGATTCTGCTTCCTCATTGCTTCCTCATTTTGGGAgcaaagagagagggagggatgggggagagcTGCCCCATCAGGGCAGCACCTGCTGAGTAGCTTGGCTACAGATGGGCAGCACTAGGATTTTTGACTCCTTGCTGGGCTTGTGACCAGTATTTGCCCAAAGGAATTCCTAGAGTTGCTGCTACGTTTTTGATTGTGCAGTTTAGTCATTGCAAATATTGTGTTGTCCTGTGGTGCAAGCAGTGGGGAATACTCAGAAGCTGTAACCTGCCATCCCACAGGGCCTTTGCAGTGTCATTTTCCACAAAACACAAAGCTTTATGGAGTTTTATGGAGTGGGCTCCTTTGGGCAAAGGGATGCATTGCCATGATCTGCTGGCAaacttgcaaaagaaaataatcaggaTGTGCCTGGCAGAAGGGCTGGGAGGCTTTAAAAATCCTCTCCATaaagaggcagctgctggaagtCAAAAATCTGTGCAGGTCCTCTTTGAGTAAAGTGACTGCAGTCATGGACTGTCTTCTGCCAGATGTGCCTGTTGGATGAACCCAATCAAATGTTTTCTCTATCCCTCCTTTTGTTCCAGAGATTTCTGCTGAGCAAACGAAGAGAATGTGACCAGGAGCCGGCCTGACCTCGAGCACTGAAGGAGACAATTTACAGTGACTCTGACTGGAACCCAAGTGCCTTTACTGGGTCTCCAGGATGTAAATAGTTCCATGTTCTCTGGTTTTTGTGGATAATTCCATGTTATCTGTTTTTTTGGAGCCTCAGAAAcagttctgttttatttcttttcttactgTTCAATGCAAAGCACCTGCATACTTTTGTGTTTAAGTAAAGTTTTACGTTCTCTTCGTTACCTTAGGAAGACTTTGTGGTTTTTGAGGGTAATGCTCTTGTGCCTTGCAAAAGAAGAGATGGGGGGTGGCACCTGCCTTGAAAATGACCAAGTGCAATGAATTTTCTGAATGGCCCCGTGTGCTGATGGTCTGTGAATGTTGAATATTATGAATAACTGTTATGAATAACTAACAGGACAATATTCCCACCTATCAATGACAGGAAATCTGCACTCAGATTGTTACTGAGGATCTTGCTCAGTTTTACCCTTGTCAGACCCAAGTTTGGGTGGCAAAATGACACCCAGGGTGAGGTTGGAAACAGCTGTGCCTGTCTCCTGTGCTGGAGGGATGGGACTCACAGGGAGGATTCCTACTTGGGCTGCTTTTTGGCATTTGGGTTGGTGAGGGTGGGAAACTGCAATGGGATTGGGCCTTGTTGTGAGTGTGAGAGCTTCCAGGGAGAGGAATCTCTTGTGATAAAGGAGGGATTAAGTGGCTGAATGTGCAATGTAAggcacatttttcatttgggTATTTGCTGCAAGcactggtggtcccagtgaaTGTCCAGGAGCAGAATTTGGTACCAAAGTAGGGAGTCCTTCCTGTGGGACAGGGCTTGGGCTCCCTCTCCCACAGGAAGCCACACTCTAGGAGGAGCCCAGTGACTTAGAAACCTGTCAAGGGAACCCAAAAGTGAATAATGAGCTGCTTGCAAGCACTTTTCCCTTGCCACACCAACAGCCGAGGCAGCATCCACAGCATTGGTGTGCTCAGTTGGCACCCTTCTCTTCCCAGAGATTTCCTGGAAATTAATCTTGTAGTATGGCTGAAGGGGTTATTTATTTAAGAGAGGTCACACtta encodes:
- the LOC116996404 gene encoding AF4/FMR2 family member 1-like, with the protein product MDPRGNQNMRNSTRSTPKQHIRDLLRRVAQEKRRKQVEDKYILWEKPPVFPEPYKTNKEDELSRRVKRVLGDWDPRLIPRQESPQGPLWFPPKPRSLPQSSSSGLPSTMANPNEDTEKKSSLKSVELKPNTEQSRDKCNGSVSNQRPESKAPESKTLPESVKEKKPIADPSSGKTVKVVKKPRTTPDAASESSSSSRESSSSSSSSDSESSSSGSDENLPKPEPPADRKWHLDVLMAEAKRRAAPREGAREIAPGNGPEQGDKQDMGSSSNSCQKSTAQVVQALLQALLQIKQSCLEPPGLTEETLPKVSVATKRPGEHLEHDKSKRVRKEESEPGPVEVTQQSCKAQLNKDPKLALEEPSEETKAKGSPQAKTKGYLDPELLGDAQERDALIPNGHRAGHFHQEKVASPPGEKKLFFPPRKPDLKRKEMESPEESPSKKKREDKGDTPRKKRE